From Nicotiana tabacum cultivar K326 chromosome 20, ASM71507v2, whole genome shotgun sequence, one genomic window encodes:
- the LOC107796615 gene encoding DNA polymerase I B, chloroplastic/mitochondrial-like isoform X2, whose product MRFQEIDSEPYVFAPTIMKLALEKDRYKIHLAFIAAQENSLIVSDNEQSMLDASRAGGDFHLRTATNMYPRIHEAVEKAQLLPRGKIPLLQKNTNFVQEVRFIGIFIHDAFAPKRKKAKMLNFVAAYERTTVRLAPK is encoded by the exons ATGCGCTTTCAAGAGATTGATTCTGAACCATATGTTTTTGCTCCTACCATTATGAAG CTTGCTCTGGAGAAAGATAGGTACAAAATTCATCTAGCTTTTATAGCTGCTCAAGAGAATTCCTTGATTGTATCTGACAATGAGCAG AGCATGTTGGATGCTTCCAGAGCTGGTGGAGACTTCCATTTAAGGACTGCTACAAATATGTATCCTCGCATCCATGAAGCCGTTGAAAAAGCTCAG CTACTTCCAAGAGGGAAAATTCCGCTTCTTCAAAAGAACACGAATTTTGTGCAAGAAGTTAGATTTATTGGAATTTTCATACATGATGCTTTTGCTCCTAAAAGAAAGAAGGCAAAAATGCTCAATTTTGTTGCTGCGTACGAGAGAACTACTGTTAGACTTGCCCCCAAATAG
- the LOC107796615 gene encoding DNA polymerase I B, chloroplastic/mitochondrial-like isoform X1: MLFLVSTKLLYQSLECYFKGYLLAIQNQLALEKDRYKIHLAFIAAQENSLIVSDNEQSMLDASRAGGDFHLRTATNMYPRIHEAVEKAQLLPRGKIPLLQKNTNFVQEVRFIGIFIHDAFAPKRKKAKMLNFVAAYERTTVRLAPK; the protein is encoded by the exons ATGCTTTTTTTGGTGAGCACCAAATTACTCTATCAGTCATTAGAATGTTATTTCAAAGGTTATCTTCTTGCAATACAAAACCAGCTTGCTCTGGAGAAAGATAGGTACAAAATTCATCTAGCTTTTATAGCTGCTCAAGAGAATTCCTTGATTGTATCTGACAATGAGCAG AGCATGTTGGATGCTTCCAGAGCTGGTGGAGACTTCCATTTAAGGACTGCTACAAATATGTATCCTCGCATCCATGAAGCCGTTGAAAAAGCTCAG CTACTTCCAAGAGGGAAAATTCCGCTTCTTCAAAAGAACACGAATTTTGTGCAAGAAGTTAGATTTATTGGAATTTTCATACATGATGCTTTTGCTCCTAAAAGAAAGAAGGCAAAAATGCTCAATTTTGTTGCTGCGTACGAGAGAACTACTGTTAGACTTGCCCCCAAATAG